Part of the Clostridiales bacterium genome, TTTCAATTGGTTGAGTGCCCAAGTCAAGATTACTCCATCGTCAATGAAGCCTCCAGGGATGAAATCAGGCACCAAATCCAGGGGAAGAATCATGTAGCCCAAAGCCGCTGTGATTATCAATTTATCAGAAGCATTCACAACTGGATCCTGCAA contains:
- a CDS encoding DUF1232 domain-containing protein: MNASDKLIITAALGYMILPLDLVPDFIPGGFIDDGVILTWALNQLKGKMTESTLQKAKDKLREWFPTVTDAELN